The following is a genomic window from Elaeis guineensis isolate ETL-2024a chromosome 10, EG11, whole genome shotgun sequence.
TGTGCGCTCCGCATCAGATTTTGTACATTGTAGGTGGTGTACAAATTATTTCACCCTTAACCACATGGAAATGCCGTCAAGACTCGCAAACTCTGGCCACATCTACCCGAGTCCCACGATCCACTTAAAGAGGCTGGTACAGCCTCACTCGATAGCCTCCGTATGCATGCACCAGATGCAATTGGACCcaccacggtggataacacgccatgcTACCCCTCGTATTTCACCGATTCTCAATTGCATGCTCTCCACCATGCATATGCTCTGGGATGTTCACTTGCATCCGGTGCATGCATAATTTCTCCACTCAATACGACCCATCTCGTTGCGATCCAAATGACGTGTACCCTCACAGGCCAGAGTTCGTTTGAAGCCCCAGTTGGTTTCATCCGCATGGAGAGTTTGGCCCAGCGGCCCGCAAATGGGAGACCGACACATCATCCGTCATTCCCGGTTAATGAAGGGGAGCCCGCTACCTGGCTCCAATCAACGAGAAGGACACGTGTGACCAGCTTTGACCGAAAGCGATCGTGGTGGTAGCTTGCGCGGTCAGCATTCCACTTGGTCGTAGCGAATCACCGTCCAGTTTTGCCAATGCCCGCTTTAATTATTTTAACtattatctaattatttattGACAGATGCACGCGCAAGCTCTGCTATCAACGCAGAATCTCGAATGCCCAGTAACTAGCCAAAAATACCGTCACTCCCAGTGAGCTTACCACATCTATTGACCTTCAAAGACAAAGTACACAGATCAAACGGTCATGATCGAACAGCAACTTGACGAGGGGTCCGGCTAGATTATTGCCCCGTGGTCACTACTCGCTGACAAACAACGGAGGGATGATGTTTGGACTCGTTTGGCCTCAAATGTTGATGCGATGCCAAGTGTTTCTCGGTCATTGTCTACGGTGTGGATTATTGATTACAATAGAAcctttttacccaaaaaaaaaaaaagagaataaaagaaTTTACCCACAAAAACGGAAAAAATAGGAGCTAATAATTGAGGGATGATGTTTGGACTCGTTTGGCCTCAAATCTTGATGCGATGCCGAGTGTTTTCCGGTCATTGTCTGCGACGTGGATTATTGATTACAATAGGacttttttacccaaaaaaaaaaaaagagaataaagaGAATAAAAGAATTTACCCACAAAAATGGAAAAAAGGAATAAAGGGCTAAGCTTTTCTGGTTTACGGGGTCATTACCATGAGTCCAggagaaggttttttttttttttttttttttttatgaacagGGAGGTTATACCACCCTAATTTTATTAGTGGAATAGAATATTTACAGAGCAGGTTGTCCCTGTAGAACTGGAAccggtctttttttttttgagttgtaGCTCATGAGACCTAAAGGACATTTTTAAACTTCCGAATGTTGGTCCCCAAAACCTCCGAACTCTATATATACTGGCATGTTGGTCCCCAAAGCCTCCGAACTCATTCAATTTATTCACTACGCTCTATGATGTTTGCTTCGTTATTCACTTGGATAATTTTCTCATACTTCCTCTTCTTGCCAAATTGCACTGAAGCCAAGCAAGCTAACCTTCTCCATGATTTTATCAGATCCAATAGGCCATCTAGCGCTCGCTTCGATGGTTTCTTGCATCTTCTCAATGGGAGCGAAGCATTACCCCCGATTTATGTTGCTCCACAGAATGGGCTGAAAGAATTAGATAAGATTGATGCATTGCCTGGCCAGCCTAAAGGTGTAAACTTTGATCAATATGCTGGTTATGTGATGGTCGAGCCGCAGCATGGAAGAACACTCTTCTACTACTTTGTTGAGTCCCCACGAGACCCAGAAAGGAAACCACTCCTCTTATGGCTCAATGGAGGTAAGCAAACTACATTCTGCTATTTCAGCTATTTGCTTGTCATTTTAATCACAAACTCAAATGTTTGCCATGCACAAATGTCATATATTGACATTCTTCAAGCAAGGCCATcgtaatttcaattttttacaaATTCATTGGTCAGCCATCTTCCTTttcctttgaaaaaaaaatgtaaaatatCTCTTAATAGATTTTGAATGTAAACTTTGAAATGTACAGGTCCCGGATGCTCCTCCTTGGGAGGCGGAGCCATGCAGGAATTAGGACCCTTCAGAGTTCAGAGTGATGGCAAAACCCTTCATAGAAATAAGCATGCATGGAACAATGGTTTGTGAATTTAACTCTCATATGACAACTTTTCCAGTTTATCACATTGATCTTTTAGTGATCAGGGGGGTGGACCACCGGCAGCGGCACGGAGAAGCTGCGGGCTGTAGAGGGCCGGaaggggggtgggggtgggggggccGCGGCAGCGGCAGCGGCAGCGGCAGCGGCCCGGGGGAAGCTAGGGGCCGCGGGGGGCGGGGGTTGAGCACCGTGAAgccataataataataaaatattaatttttaaaaataataaaatatataaaacagtCATCAacgttttttataataaaatattataaagaatcaAAATTCTATTTTATCTTATTAGCAATCTTTGTATCTTctgctaatttaaattttatcatctgtctgattattatttattgctGCATATCGGCAATTGCAGTTGCAAATGTGGTTTTCTTGGAATCTCCGGCGGGTGTAGGGTTCTCATACACCAAAACAAGTTCGGACTACGAAAACAGGGGGGACAAGAGAACAGCAGAAGACACCTATACCTTTCTGGTCAACTGGTTGGAGAGGTTCCCAGAGTACAAAACTCGTGATTTTTTCGTAACTGGGGAGAGCTATGCTGGCCACTATGTGCCTCAGCTTGCCAGTCTTATTGTTCTGAACAATAAGAAGCCCAACAAACCAACCATCAACCTCAGAGGCATAGCAGTAAGACACTACTCTCAAACTGCCAAATaattaaacaatatatatgaaaATGATTAAATTATGCGTCAGCTCAATTTTAACATCTTACCTAATATATCCATCATGTAAAACCAACTATTGTCTCTAATATGTTGCTTACCTTGACTGACGTATGGATAGATTGGCAACGCATACATTGACACCAACACAACTTTGATGGGAATGTATGAGTTCTTGTGGATGCATGCCATGTATTCCGACAGGACCTACAGGCTGATTCGAAGGAAATGTAAGATTTCAGATATGTATTCATCAGAGTGTGAAAATGCCACAAATCTGGCTGATTTTGAGATTGGGTCGATTGATCGCTTCAATGTGTATGTTCCACTTTGCACTAAAAAATTACACCAACCAACTTCTGTTACCAGTTCGGTAAGTCCCAACATGACATTTTGGTGTGTTTCCAACTCCGTTCTTGTTTCACAAAAGCACTAATCAGCAATCAAACATGACCAGAATGTGGAGTTTGATCCCTGCGCTGGCAACTACGTTTATGCCTACCTTAATCTTCCAGAGGTGCAAAAGTCTCTTCATGCAATTCCATTCCTATGGACGTACTGCAGGTGCACATGGTTATCTTCTCCTTCTCGTGTCAATCTAGTAGAATTAATGAAAGATTCACTTCAAGCCGCTGAGAACTCTCCTCTTACTCTTACTGTAAATTGCATTACTTAGTCGGGGTGGTTGGAGGGATTCCCCTTATACCATGCTGCCTATGATCAAGCAATTGGCAACCAGCGGCATAAGAATGTGGTTATACAGGCAAGTTTTGACACAACATTGCAACCAAGCACATCAATAAAATGTGAATAGAAAGAGAAACACATTTTTATATGAAACTTTGCAATTGCAGTGGTGACATGGATTCAGTTGTTTCAGTAACTTCCACAAAGTACTTTTTAAGAATGCTGGGCTTGCCCATCAAGAGCCCATGGCGCCCATGGCAGGCCAATAGTGAGGTAGGAAATCCTGGAACCTGATTCTTTTGTCTTGTAATGGCTTAAAGCTTGAAACGCTATGAACTATTCTAAGCAATGATGCTATTGCCATGATATACTACTTATGACAGGTAGCAGGCTATGTTGTCGCATACAATGGACTAACTTTCGTGACAGTCAGAGGAGCTGGCCATGAAGTACCAAGCTACCAACCTGAAAGGTCCCTGATCATGATCTCTGCATTCCTTGAGGGAAAGCTTCCTCCTGCATGAGAAGCATCCTCCCCTCTCCCTCTGTCTACTTTATGGAACAATTGTGTGCATTCATGATATGTATCTCCTTAATGTGCTTGGTACTGATATATCCTGTCGTTCTAGTAATAATACTTATCCCCTTTAAACAACTCATTGCGCGCACgcgtgtgggtgtgtgtgtgtgtttaagtgtgtgagagagagttagagagagagaggaaaagtctCTATCTGCATTCATTTCAAAGAGTGAAAGAATTCGACAAAAAGAAGTAGGATGTCATTGCTTGGGTATGGCAGCTTGCGGTCCTAATAAGGGTAAGATACTTTTACTGGAAATTGGTGTGGCAGTACTTGCCCACTAAGAAACTTTTGCTCAGTCATTATATTATAATGCTCGAGATGTTTGGTTACAGGGTGATTCTGCAGTAGTTATTCCCTGGCTTCAACACTTGCATACTAATCGGCTGTCCCTTTCTCCCTGGATGCAAGATATTAGACTCTGGTGGTCGTCTTTTCAAACTTTCAAACTGTCTCATTTTTGCAGAGAAGGTAATCAAGCTGCTGATTGGGCTGTGAACCATGCCCTTACAGAAGACTTCCTTCTGTCAGTGGATCAATTATATTTGCAGCCTTGGTTTGCCTGTATTTTGAAGGCTGATGCTTATTCTATTGGTTTCCCTAGCCATGGTCTCTAATGTACTCCCAATCTTTACTAGCCTACTTATTCTCCTGTTTACACATTTTTTTTTGCATGGCTATGGGTCTTGCTTCGCTGTCAGATCATTACCATCAATCTCCATCTCTGCTTCACTGCATCACAAAAATGAAATTATCTGGCTGATCTGGCTGTATGGCTCAGAGTTTTGTATATTTGCTCTGCTCCTGGGACTGCTTTTTATAGCTTTCAAATTTCTGGGTATAATAAAATTCCTTGTGTGGAGGACAATAGTTTGGTTTCAGCTTTTTTGTATCACGATTTCAGCCTTTCAACCTTGGATACTGCGGTCCGCAGAAGATTACAATTCTATGGGTTACATTCAAAGGTGGTTATGGATGATACATGTTTACAGCTATCTAAAACTGAAGGGTATGGTATAGGTTCCTGGTTGCTATATTGCTTGTGCTGTTCTGCTCAACTTGGTGGACATTATATCCATATATTATTCAATGCTCTTCCTTTACCTTGCATCTCGCTGTTATGATGCTATCCTGCTTTGGCTATGGGTTTTTTGTCTGACAGCAAACATTTCTATAGAAGCCGGCAATCTCACATATATGAGGTTCCAGGATTCTGATCTGCTATGGGTTTTTTTGAGAGTGGCTTGTTGCTTAACTATCATATTTATTACTCATCTACATGAATAATATTTTCACTCTCCTACATTGAGGCATCCTTTGCACCATTAGCTTGCAGAGATTCTTATTGATAgggaaatctcaaaaaaattaactcCTTTAATTCCAAAAAATCTTGTGATTAAGATTATTAACATATAGAAATGGAAAActttgatgatttatttatatattaaatagaaaAATGGAATGACTTTTTAAGGGTTCAAAACGACAAATTGATTTTGGAAGAAGTATTTCCAAATAGTTAAATTCAGGTTGTAACATAATAAAGATAAAAAGGTAACATAAATCATAGTAATATTTAAGACTattattaaagataaaaatagagcTTGATATTTACATGAAGATAATTTCAAATAGCTAGCTTAAAAGAATGAAGTTTTAAATAAAGTCTAAAATCTAGAAATCGATGTCACTGTTAAACCATTGCATATCGAACAAGGTTCATTGAGATTTAGCACAATGAAATTCAATTGTCACAAAAGCATCTTCCCTTTATTGCTTGAAAATTCATTTAAGTTTTAGGAAAGTTAAT
Proteins encoded in this region:
- the LOC140852143 gene encoding serine carboxypeptidase 1-like — protein: MMFASLFTWIIFSYFLFLPNCTEAKQANLLHDFIRSNRPSSARFDGFLHLLNGSEALPPIYVAPQNGLKELDKIDALPGQPKGVNFDQYAGYVMVEPQHGRTLFYYFVESPRDPERKPLLLWLNGGPGCSSLGGGAMQELGPFRVQSDGKTLHRNKHAWNNVANVVFLESPAGVGFSYTKTSSDYENRGDKRTAEDTYTFLVNWLERFPEYKTRDFFVTGESYAGHYVPQLASLIVLNNKKPNKPTINLRGIAIGNAYIDTNTTLMGMYEFLWMHAMYSDRTYRLIRRKCKISDMYSSECENATNLADFEIGSIDRFNVYVPLCTKKLHQPTSVTSSNVEFDPCAGNYVYAYLNLPEVQKSLHAIPFLWTYCSRGGWRDSPYTMLPMIKQLATSGIRMWLYSGDMDSVVSVTSTKYFLRMLGLPIKSPWRPWQANSEVAGYVVAYNGLTFVTVRGAGHEVPSYQPERSLIMISAFLEGKLPPA